The proteins below are encoded in one region of Pleuronectes platessa chromosome 12, fPlePla1.1, whole genome shotgun sequence:
- the LOC128453311 gene encoding stonin-1, with amino-acid sequence MCSTNHSNWVTFEDDNTPLSSPQKPLQAPGLIKASVPRPNGLKLVLPPIRDTSWSFSPSLESPQSHSSLSGSSSVPCSTPFSTPVSGAPSSVSPLPSNTWEKNDFLRLLSSASTTSAPSPAPETLNQTSDHGPRPFPSFQGNSGHYNPFWDGSRHSADVDSSSSDSECDNSLPRFFIRTKDGHEPPRDQLQSSFSYVCHKLEGLRAQTDNETDTEKDGERRLSCTTEVLSEDSSHFVPRGLYRTQKRDGWSVMLRIPEKKNRMSSRQWGPIYLRLLQGGVLQMYYEKGLEKPYKEFQLLPQFRLSDLKLESYGEPRKVLAVKVEHFSYVEKKRYHPKLEVSHEAEVEQLLKFGSTVHEDIEDLVVTMEEEIFKLCVHHQQRRHYEEQELSLQITDHIWVQLDKSGGVIERTGFTQIHCLAFLNGLGDCFLALNDLGLLRSNSSYGSDEGSELWMEIADCHFHKCVNETEFVRSRLVKFSPPDACRVELMRYKTTTLGCTEIPFSIKAVVTVQGAYVELQAFLNMSASFLSSVGGTERYPLCENVVIRVPVPGDWVKVTQTVALLRQRSLKARMNRNACLGSVSSADSQPVMQVSIGTVKYENVYSAIVWRIERLPAKNMAVDHPHSFSCKLELGSDQEIPNDWYPFVTMECEIMGAVVSQTRVKSLGTANDIQPQKHLTSWTRYHCQVEVEKKWIETEPERQSGCMTQ; translated from the exons ATGTGTTCGACCAATCATTCAAACTGGGTCACGTTTGAAGATGACAACACACCCCTCTCCTCACCTCAGAAGCCCCTACAGGCACCAGGCCTTATCAAAGCCTCTGTACCGCGTCCCAATGGCCTGAAATTAGTGCTTCCTCCAATCAGAGACACTTCCTGGAGCTTCAGTCCTTCCCTGGAATCTCCTCAAAGCCACTCGAGTCTTAGTGGAAGTTCCTCTGTACCATGTAGCACACCCTTTAGCACTCCTGTAAGTGGGGCACCTAGCAGTGTGTCCCCGCTTCCATCCAACACATGGGAAAAGAACGACTTCCTCCGGCTTTTGTCCAGCGCTTCGACCACCTCTGCCCCTTCTCCTGCACCAGAGACCTTAAATCAAACCTCAGACCATGGACCAAGACCATTTCCTTCTTTCCAGGGGAACTCAGGACACTATAACCCTTTCTGGGATGGATCTAGACACAGTGCAGATGTGGACAGTTCCTCTTCTGACTCAGAATGTGACAACAGCCTACCACGTTTCTTTATTCGGACCAAAGACGGCCACGAGCCTCCACGTGACCAGCTCCAGAGCTCCTTCTCCTATGTTTGCCACAAACTAGAAGGCTTACGAGCACAAACAGACAATGAAACAGACACTGAAAAAGATGGGGAGAGGCGTCTAAGTTGCACAACTGAGGTGTTAAGCGAGGACTCATCTCATTTTGTTCCTCGGGGTCTGTATCGCACACAGAAGAGAGACGGCTGGTCTGTCATGCTCAGGATCCCTGAAAAAAAGAACCGTATGTCCTCTCGACAGTGGGGGCCGATCTACCTCCGCTTGTTGCAGGGTGGTGTGCTGCAAATGTACTATGAGAAAGGGCTGGAGAAGCCATACAAGGAGTTCCAGCTTCTCCCACAGTTTAGGCTCTCGGACCTTAAACTCGAAAGCTACGGCGAGCCCCGCAAAGTCCTCGCGGTCAAGGTGGAGCACTTCTCCTACGTAGAAAAGAAACGCTATCACCCAAAGTTGGAGGTTAGTCATGAGGCAGAAGTGGAGCAGCTGCTCAAGTTCGGCTCCACGGTGCACGAGGACATAGAGGACCTGGTGGTCACCATGGAAGAGGAAATCTTCAAACTGTGTGTACACCATCAGCAGAGGCGGCACTACGAGGAGCAGGAGCTGTCGTTGCAGATCACTGATCATATCTGGGTACAACTGGATAAGTCGGGAGGAGTCATAGAGCGGACAGGATTCACCCAGATTCACTGCCTTGCTTTCCTGAATGGACTAGGGGATTGTTTTCTTGCCCTTAACGATCTCGGTCTGCTGCGCTCTAACTCCAGCTACGGGTCGGACGAGGGCAGCGAACTCTGGATGGAGATTGCCGACTGTCATTTCCACAAATGTGTGAATGAGACAGAGTTTGTGAGGTCCCGACTGGTAAAGTTCTCGCCTCCTGACGCGTGCCGAGTTGAGCTGATGCGGTACAAGACGACAACTCTGGGTTGCACAGAAATTCCTTTCTCAATCAAAGCTGTGGTCACAGTTCAAGGTGCCTATGTGGAGCTCCAGGCCTTCCTCAACATGTCGGCAAGCTTCCTTTCGTCTGTAGGGGGGACTGAACGGTACCCACTGTGTGAGAATGTAGTGATCCGCGTGCCGGTGCCAGGCGACTGGGTCAAGGTGACACAGACGGTGGCCTTGCTGCGACAGAGGTCACTGAAAGCCCGAATGAACAGAAACGCCTGCTTGGGCTCTGTCAGCAGCGCAGACTCGCAACCTGTCATGCAAGTGTCCATCGGCACTGTCAAGTATGAGAATGTATATTCAGCCATCGTATGGAGGATCGAGAGGCTGCCAGCGAAAAATATGG CAGTGGATCATCCCCATTCCTTTTCCTGCAAGCTAGAGCTGGGATCTGATCAGGAGATCCCGAATGACTGGTACCCGTTCGTCACGATGGAATGTGAAATAATGGGAGCAGTGGTGTCACAGACCAGGGTGAAGTCTCTGGGCACTGCAAACGACATCCAGCCGCAGAAACATCTGACCAGCTGGACACGCTATCACTGTCAG GTGGAAGTGGAGAAGAAATGGATCGAAACAGAGCCAGAGAGGCAGTCTGGCTGTATGACCCAGTGA